The following are encoded in a window of Pseudomonas sp. St316 genomic DNA:
- a CDS encoding ABC transporter substrate-binding protein: MKNEHRLKARSPCPVSLLLGLGLLVGSTFASAQSITIGGANFSEQTILANIYASALKNEGIEVKTRLNLGNRQIIAKALENGDVDVVPEYIGSLLSFYDDKTALTSQQEIVSALQQKLPTDLQLLEPSSAGSITAWAVTQKTAEKYNLHTLSDLAPVSGDLTLGGPPEVATSALGLPGLEAVYGIHFKSVKSLDMGGPLSRLALNSGAIDVATVVSTQGILAKEPWVVLEDDKHQQPLQNITPLGRKALLTPEVTKVLNEVSAKLTDDDLKQLNRLVDIDHKDPAKVAAQWVAENTIKTTP, encoded by the coding sequence ATGAAAAACGAACACCGTTTGAAGGCTCGATCACCGTGCCCGGTCTCACTGTTACTGGGATTAGGACTGCTGGTTGGCAGCACGTTTGCCAGTGCTCAATCCATCACCATCGGCGGGGCCAACTTCTCCGAGCAGACGATTCTCGCAAACATCTACGCGTCGGCCCTGAAAAATGAAGGGATTGAGGTCAAGACCCGGCTTAATCTGGGTAATCGCCAGATCATCGCCAAGGCCTTGGAAAACGGCGATGTCGATGTTGTACCCGAATACATAGGATCGCTGCTGAGTTTCTATGACGACAAGACGGCCCTGACCAGCCAACAGGAAATCGTCAGCGCGTTGCAACAGAAGTTACCGACGGACCTCCAGTTGCTTGAACCTTCGTCCGCAGGCTCTATAACCGCTTGGGCCGTTACCCAAAAAACCGCAGAAAAGTACAACTTGCACACTTTGTCCGACCTAGCCCCTGTCTCAGGTGATCTCACCCTGGGCGGACCGCCGGAAGTCGCCACTTCTGCATTAGGCCTGCCCGGCTTGGAGGCGGTCTACGGTATCCACTTCAAGAGCGTCAAATCGCTGGACATGGGCGGGCCGTTGTCGCGGTTGGCGTTGAACTCAGGCGCTATCGACGTCGCCACGGTCGTCTCCACACAAGGCATCCTGGCGAAAGAGCCTTGGGTTGTCCTCGAGGACGACAAGCATCAACAACCCTTGCAAAACATCACGCCGCTGGGTCGCAAGGCGTTGCTAACCCCAGAAGTCACCAAGGTGCTCAACGAGGTTTCTGCAAAGCTGACGGATGACGACCTCAAACAACTCAATCGCCTCGTTGATATCGATCACAAGGATCCAGCCAAGGTCGCGGCGCAGTGGGTCGCCGAAAATACCATCAAGACGACCCCCTGA
- a CDS encoding ABC transporter permease yields the protein MNMVAEVCLWFSLPDHWLGENGILTRLTEHIYYVSLSLAIACAIALPLGVLMANYRKAAQVAIGVFNIGRALPSLGIVILAIMVIGYETSTVIIALVTMSIPPILTNTYVGIDQVDSSLKQAARSMGMRRWQMFIQLELPLAFPLIFSGFRSALVQLIATATIAAYAGFGGLGRFLIDGLGRNDTPQIIGGALVVSALAIVSEWVCSMIDTLMVRKWRANDVELSAT from the coding sequence ATGAATATGGTCGCAGAGGTCTGCCTTTGGTTCTCTCTTCCTGATCATTGGTTGGGTGAGAACGGGATACTGACTCGGCTGACAGAACATATTTATTATGTGTCTTTGAGTCTTGCCATTGCTTGTGCGATAGCGTTGCCTCTTGGTGTGCTCATGGCTAACTACCGCAAAGCTGCGCAGGTGGCGATAGGGGTATTCAATATTGGGCGAGCATTGCCTTCGCTGGGTATTGTGATACTTGCAATCATGGTCATTGGGTACGAAACCAGCACGGTGATTATCGCATTGGTCACCATGAGCATACCGCCGATATTAACCAATACCTATGTAGGCATCGATCAGGTGGATTCGTCTCTGAAGCAGGCTGCCAGATCGATGGGAATGCGTAGATGGCAGATGTTTATTCAGCTCGAATTACCTTTGGCTTTTCCGCTGATCTTTTCTGGCTTTCGATCAGCCCTGGTGCAACTTATTGCAACGGCCACCATCGCCGCCTATGCGGGATTCGGCGGCCTCGGCAGGTTTCTCATTGACGGACTTGGCCGAAATGATACGCCGCAAATTATTGGCGGCGCATTGGTGGTGTCGGCACTTGCGATTGTCAGTGAGTGGGTGTGTTCGATGATAGACACGCTCATGGTTCGAAAGTGGCGAGCGAACGATGTTGAACTGAGTGCTACATGA
- a CDS encoding ABC transporter permease, translated as MIDWAWIIENWQQIVQLLFDHVQLVTLGLSIGLLLAGVMVLLTLWKPGLARPMIYVSGILFTIPSLALFILIMPFTGLSKTTAVIGLSLYSLLIVLQNTLAGLASNPPDVLEEARALGYTRMQRFFGVELSLALPSLLAGLRTTSVTLVGLVTVTALIGQGGLGQLFITGLAQSFTTPVAVSLVLTVMLALCFDFLFYSIDKWLVPWVR; from the coding sequence ATGATTGACTGGGCCTGGATTATTGAAAACTGGCAGCAGATCGTCCAGTTGTTATTTGATCATGTTCAGCTGGTGACCCTGGGTCTGAGCATAGGGCTGCTGTTAGCGGGCGTGATGGTGCTCTTGACGTTGTGGAAGCCTGGATTGGCTCGGCCCATGATTTATGTCAGCGGAATACTCTTTACCATTCCGTCACTGGCACTGTTCATTTTGATAATGCCTTTTACCGGTTTGTCCAAGACGACGGCGGTGATTGGTTTGAGCCTGTATTCCTTGCTTATTGTTTTACAGAACACCTTGGCGGGGCTTGCGAGTAACCCACCGGACGTGCTGGAGGAAGCCCGTGCACTAGGGTATACGCGCATGCAGAGATTTTTTGGGGTTGAGCTTTCACTAGCGCTGCCTTCGTTATTGGCGGGGCTGCGAACGACCTCGGTGACTTTGGTTGGGTTGGTGACGGTTACCGCGTTAATTGGTCAAGGTGGGCTGGGGCAACTTTTTATTACTGGGTTGGCGCAAAGCTTTACTACGCCTGTGGCGGTCAGTCTGGTCCTGACGGTGATGTTGGCGTTATGTTTTGATTTTCTGTTTTATTCAATCGATAAATGGCTGGTCCCATGGGTGCGCTAA
- a CDS encoding ATP-binding cassette domain-containing protein produces MIRFEAIKKTHKGSPAMAVSDLTLHVREGEICVFVGPSGCGKTTILRMINRLDSQDSGRIYVNGLATDELDVVVLRRGIGFMMQSSALFPHQTVAENIGAVPRLLGWSKHKIRQRVSELISLVGLQPEFLDRYPNQLSGGQKSRVALARALASDPPVILMDEPFAALDPVIRERLQDELVALQRRLHKTIILVTHDMEEAIKIGDRIAIFESEGKLAQFDTPHNILAQPASEFVKHFIGKDPLLKRLSLMKVSDLPADEVGCEFKLLLDDKSNPLKWVGESDEAAPELTTVSNNDSLHQALVKILTAPIGVVVRVDEAGGYEGCLSIASLHSALNERRFASAP; encoded by the coding sequence ATGATACGTTTTGAAGCCATCAAGAAAACTCATAAAGGCAGCCCGGCAATGGCCGTGAGCGATTTGACGCTTCATGTCCGAGAGGGGGAGATCTGTGTATTTGTCGGGCCAAGCGGGTGTGGCAAAACGACCATTTTGCGAATGATCAATAGGCTGGATAGCCAGGACAGTGGCCGCATTTATGTAAATGGGCTCGCGACCGATGAGCTTGATGTTGTTGTGCTGCGTCGCGGCATTGGTTTCATGATGCAGAGCTCTGCCTTGTTTCCTCACCAGACGGTTGCAGAAAATATTGGCGCAGTACCGCGGCTCTTAGGCTGGAGCAAGCATAAAATCCGCCAGCGCGTGAGCGAGCTCATTTCCCTTGTTGGACTTCAGCCGGAATTTCTCGATCGATACCCCAATCAGTTGTCGGGCGGCCAAAAGAGTCGTGTCGCTCTGGCGCGGGCATTGGCCTCGGACCCACCGGTTATATTGATGGACGAACCCTTTGCGGCGCTTGATCCGGTGATACGTGAGCGACTGCAGGACGAGTTGGTTGCACTTCAAAGGCGCTTGCATAAAACCATTATCCTGGTGACCCATGATATGGAGGAGGCCATCAAGATTGGCGACCGGATTGCCATCTTCGAAAGCGAAGGAAAGCTTGCTCAGTTCGATACACCTCACAACATCCTTGCCCAACCTGCCAGCGAGTTCGTGAAGCACTTCATCGGCAAGGATCCACTGTTGAAAAGACTTTCGCTGATGAAGGTTTCTGATCTTCCGGCGGATGAAGTCGGTTGCGAATTCAAACTCCTGCTGGATGACAAGTCCAATCCGCTGAAGTGGGTCGGTGAGTCGGATGAGGCGGCTCCCGAACTTACGACGGTGTCGAATAATGATTCGTTGCATCAGGCACTGGTTAAAATTCTAACGGCTCCGATCGGTGTGGTGGTCAGAGTGGACGAGGCGGGCGGTTATGAAGGGTGCCTCTCGATTGCCAGCCTTCACAGCGCGCTCAATGAACGCCGCTTCGCAAGTGCACCATGA
- a CDS encoding fatty acid desaturase, whose protein sequence is MPNYLDEAHRAEIVKLSTTFTSQTEWPTWLLLVGFYLAWAVIVFYGQALGEVFTIVLLIPLVVLWLSIQHELIHGHPTRWPAINKAFGFLPFAVWYPYDIYRDTHLAHHNDALLTVPGQDPESRYVTGAFWLQSPRYVKALLWVNKTLGGRLLMGAPSAVISLLGSEIRGLFLAGGSARRMWAVHMLSVAVLLTLVDQYSAISAVQYIFLVSLPALSISMVRSFYEHRPSALPEHRTVINESSGLLSWLFLNLNLHLVHHDLPGLPWFYLPRVYRARREQWIARNNGYVIHGYFQLLHRHLVNPVDCPRHPAEQ, encoded by the coding sequence ATGCCAAACTATTTGGATGAAGCTCATCGAGCTGAAATTGTTAAGCTGAGCACAACATTCACCAGTCAAACCGAATGGCCCACCTGGCTTTTGCTAGTTGGTTTTTATCTGGCTTGGGCCGTTATTGTTTTTTATGGACAAGCATTGGGTGAAGTATTCACGATCGTTCTGCTGATTCCATTAGTCGTGCTCTGGCTGTCGATTCAGCATGAGCTGATCCACGGTCATCCAACTCGTTGGCCTGCCATAAACAAAGCCTTTGGATTCCTGCCGTTCGCCGTGTGGTACCCCTACGATATTTATAGGGATACGCATTTGGCGCATCACAACGACGCGTTGCTGACGGTGCCTGGGCAAGACCCGGAAAGTCGCTATGTCACAGGTGCCTTCTGGCTGCAGTCACCTCGTTATGTGAAAGCGTTGCTTTGGGTAAATAAGACCTTGGGTGGTCGCTTGCTGATGGGCGCGCCATCGGCAGTGATATCCCTTCTGGGTAGCGAGATCAGAGGATTATTTCTCGCGGGGGGAAGCGCCAGGCGGATGTGGGCAGTTCATATGCTAAGTGTTGCCGTGTTGCTGACCTTGGTTGACCAGTACAGCGCCATCAGCGCCGTGCAGTACATATTTTTGGTTTCACTGCCGGCCTTGTCCATTTCAATGGTCCGGTCGTTTTACGAGCATCGCCCGTCAGCGCTGCCGGAGCACCGCACGGTGATCAATGAATCGTCCGGGCTTTTGAGTTGGCTCTTCCTGAACCTCAATCTTCACTTGGTTCATCACGACCTTCCCGGATTGCCCTGGTTTTATTTGCCCCGGGTGTATAGAGCCAGGCGTGAGCAATGGATCGCTCGAAACAACGGCTATGTCATTCACGGCTACTTCCAATTATTGCATCGGCATCTGGTCAATCCAGTGGATTGCCCTCGCCATCCTGCTGAGCAATGA
- a CDS encoding DUF4132 domain-containing protein: MQSRRPVPEQATRLAALRAFCDSALDAYPELSGYDEFESDFWDGIDLLRIADDWVRQHPQDGPKALADGFVFPTVWDDLEDRRDQQRYGLQYRLCDAWITAHPNAYASEQICARLQHMLQFAFEDSDYPLPTDEDGPAYYRRSPDQAWAFPDVQACLNRLSHYPPTPAWQTFAEWLLDGSWNRVQPPSPFDEGQRRIADAYIYAHKEIQRIALGLLEAGGLDYPRFVRAANTWGRAMMFYSADAGLDSDDVNLDRYADEAFDEDDSNDDDPEDEGLDEESSQGDDSPDEEPTAVPPELANFTVRYVEDALAGLPDNAEKLADTFRSVEVYQTRWLLQALAVIERLGMTPDNFFDSFGSTAAVLERFLLLQELPKNQSAELLAALTGFSRNSLLTALPYAGHASQVVLDALGWSDLQAFQREYLNIALAPRSGWGSDLPNTLDETVGVVDRYLMDKALAEADPDHLREYLAALEPSHWAFPETRVLLNAYQGIGRAALEKKLTRHAQPAMRIYGVLPVTGPDDVRQRYLTLKKLHKEVRKYGAQRQANSHAAVQAGLENLARVAGYPSAMRLEWAMESEIAESALTAATIDGYDVRLVIDGLSPVLHISKAAKTLKTAPPAVRKNADFIALKTQQTQLKEQIARFCRTLEAMMSSGETLALDDLKLLLKMPAIRLLLEQLIVQADDAALGWLDAATLTVTDLEGRQHVAEKTLRIAHPFHLFTAGQLSAWQKEVVTHRRVQPFKQAFRELYLLTPAERDTGLWSNRFAGHRLKGKVAARLLQVRNWSTSSVEDIYYESKEHGIYAMFNFLDTGHFLSETEHFTFDTIAFHRDHKAIPLDQVPPLLFSEVMRDADLLVSVAHAADGYSTSNETLQRRAELVGELIQGLGLRNVKCEGHFLHVTGQRANYRIHLGSAAIHIEPGNYLCIVPAGSSSTEFYLPFADTDKKMAEVLSKMFLLLDDMNITDNLILEQIQRGG, translated from the coding sequence ATGCAATCACGCCGTCCTGTGCCCGAACAAGCCACACGCCTCGCTGCACTGCGGGCATTTTGTGATAGCGCGTTGGATGCCTATCCCGAGCTCAGCGGATATGACGAATTCGAGTCCGATTTCTGGGATGGCATCGACTTGCTGCGCATAGCCGATGACTGGGTCAGGCAGCATCCCCAGGATGGGCCCAAAGCGCTGGCGGATGGTTTTGTGTTCCCAACCGTTTGGGACGATCTGGAGGACCGCCGCGATCAACAGCGCTATGGCCTGCAGTATCGACTTTGCGATGCGTGGATCACGGCCCACCCGAATGCCTATGCGTCGGAGCAGATCTGCGCGCGACTGCAGCACATGTTGCAATTTGCCTTTGAGGACAGTGACTATCCCTTGCCCACTGACGAGGATGGCCCGGCCTACTACCGAAGAAGCCCGGACCAGGCCTGGGCCTTCCCCGATGTTCAGGCCTGCCTCAATCGCCTGAGCCATTACCCGCCCACCCCGGCCTGGCAAACCTTTGCCGAATGGTTGCTGGACGGCAGCTGGAACCGTGTGCAGCCCCCTTCCCCATTTGACGAAGGACAAAGGAGAATCGCCGACGCGTATATCTACGCGCACAAGGAAATCCAGCGCATCGCGCTGGGCCTGCTGGAAGCGGGCGGCCTCGACTACCCTCGCTTCGTCCGGGCGGCCAATACCTGGGGCCGCGCCATGATGTTCTACTCAGCCGACGCCGGACTGGACAGCGATGATGTGAACCTGGATCGGTACGCCGATGAAGCGTTCGACGAGGACGATTCCAACGACGATGACCCGGAAGACGAAGGTCTCGATGAAGAGTCGTCCCAGGGTGATGACAGCCCCGATGAAGAACCCACGGCAGTGCCCCCTGAGCTGGCGAACTTCACCGTTCGTTATGTCGAGGACGCCCTGGCTGGATTGCCTGATAACGCCGAAAAACTGGCTGACACCTTCCGTTCGGTAGAGGTGTATCAGACCCGCTGGTTGCTGCAGGCCCTCGCGGTTATCGAACGGCTGGGCATGACGCCGGATAACTTCTTCGACAGCTTCGGCAGTACGGCCGCGGTGCTTGAACGCTTCCTATTGCTTCAAGAATTGCCCAAGAACCAGTCGGCAGAGCTGCTCGCGGCGCTGACCGGCTTTTCAAGAAACAGCCTGTTGACTGCCCTGCCCTACGCCGGACACGCCAGCCAAGTGGTGCTCGACGCGCTCGGTTGGAGCGACCTGCAAGCCTTCCAGCGTGAATACCTGAACATTGCCCTGGCACCTCGGTCCGGCTGGGGCAGCGACCTGCCCAATACACTGGATGAAACCGTGGGTGTGGTGGACCGCTACCTAATGGACAAGGCGCTGGCCGAGGCCGACCCAGACCACCTGCGCGAGTACCTCGCGGCGCTCGAACCTTCGCACTGGGCGTTTCCCGAGACGCGTGTACTGCTCAACGCCTACCAGGGCATCGGTCGAGCGGCGCTGGAAAAGAAGTTGACCCGCCACGCACAGCCGGCAATGCGCATCTATGGCGTGCTGCCCGTCACGGGTCCCGACGACGTCCGCCAGCGCTATCTGACGCTCAAGAAACTGCACAAAGAGGTGCGTAAATACGGCGCTCAACGACAGGCCAACTCCCATGCAGCGGTGCAGGCAGGACTGGAAAACCTGGCGCGTGTCGCCGGTTACCCTTCGGCGATGCGCCTGGAATGGGCCATGGAATCGGAGATTGCCGAGTCCGCCCTGACGGCCGCGACCATCGACGGCTATGACGTCAGGCTGGTGATCGATGGTTTATCACCCGTGCTGCACATCAGCAAAGCTGCAAAGACGCTCAAGACCGCACCGCCTGCGGTTCGCAAAAACGCAGATTTCATCGCCCTCAAAACCCAGCAAACCCAGCTCAAGGAACAGATCGCCCGTTTCTGCCGCACCCTGGAAGCGATGATGAGCAGCGGCGAGACCCTGGCCCTGGACGACCTGAAGCTGCTGTTGAAAATGCCCGCGATTCGCCTGCTGCTCGAACAGCTGATTGTGCAGGCCGACGACGCTGCGCTGGGCTGGCTCGATGCCGCAACGCTGACGGTGACTGACCTTGAAGGCCGCCAACACGTGGCTGAGAAGACGCTGCGTATCGCTCACCCTTTTCATCTATTCACGGCCGGACAACTGTCGGCCTGGCAAAAAGAAGTGGTGACCCATCGCCGTGTACAGCCGTTCAAACAGGCCTTTCGCGAGCTGTACCTGCTAACACCTGCCGAGCGAGACACCGGCCTGTGGTCAAACCGATTTGCCGGCCACCGCCTCAAAGGCAAAGTCGCCGCCCGGTTGCTGCAGGTCCGCAACTGGTCGACCTCAAGCGTCGAGGACATCTATTACGAGAGCAAAGAGCACGGCATTTACGCTATGTTCAACTTTCTGGATACCGGCCATTTCCTCTCGGAAACCGAACACTTTACCTTCGACACGATTGCGTTCCACCGCGACCACAAAGCCATACCCCTTGATCAAGTACCGCCGCTGCTGTTCTCGGAAGTCATGCGTGACGCCGACCTGCTGGTCTCCGTGGCCCACGCCGCAGACGGCTACAGCACCAGCAACGAAACCTTGCAACGACGCGCCGAACTGGTCGGCGAGTTGATTCAGGGGCTGGGGTTGCGAAACGTCAAATGTGAAGGGCACTTCCTGCACGTGACCGGCCAGCGTGCGAACTACCGCATTCATCTGGGCAGTGCGGCCATCCATATCGAACCCGGCAACTACCTGTGCATCGTGCCCGCAGGCAGCAGCTCCACGGAGTTCTACCTGCCGTTCGCCGACACCGACAAGAAAATGGCCGAGGTGCTGAGCAAGATGTTTCTGTTGCTGGACGACATGAACATTACCGACAACCTGATACTGGAGCAGATACAGCGCGGCGGTTGA